One window of Dehalobacterium formicoaceticum genomic DNA carries:
- a CDS encoding site-specific DNA-methyltransferase, whose amino-acid sequence MDKMKFETPNLTAENVAKIAELFPGAVTEGKVNIDLLRTMLGEDIFGDEAYEFTWVGKRAAIAETGRPIRKTLRPCMEESKDWDTTENLYIEGDNLDVLKLLQESYLGKVKMIYIDPPYNTGKDSFIYRDKHIMTEDEYEEAVEVYDDDGLRNFKENNTANPRYHSAWCSSIYPTLLLSRNLMSNDGVIFVSIDDNEAHNLRKICDEVFGSENLIDVFYIQVRYASKSLNEKDDFQKLIEQVLVYAKSKSDFVPNKPFEEYDVGKFRNEIVEDAQGETIVLGGKTVTIFKPGQYRIIQHSEGRIGLLKDTWASGSVLTGNTSGKFFDKYLGTRKDIDGIGCLYKVEGIGEDGIGYRYFTGPKKESATKGQFYSGVPLTRVEELNAGSSRKYKPIVNFYDMSGDFGNIRHEGGVDFRAGKKPTKMIRQFLDIVGDKNCLVLDFFSGSASTAHAVMLQNYDDGGKRKFVMVQLPEPVEDSEFTTICEIGKERIRRAGDKIKAEAGLTALNLDIGFRVLKLDDTNMNDVYYAAGDYTQDMISMLQSNIKEDRTDMDLLFGCLLDWGLPLSLPHTHEKIEGFTVHTYNEGDLIACFEERITEKVIREIASRQPLRVVFRDSSFTSSPEKINVVEIFKLLAPNTTVRVI is encoded by the coding sequence ATGGATAAAATGAAATTCGAAACCCCAAACCTTACCGCCGAGAATGTTGCGAAGATTGCCGAGCTTTTTCCCGGTGCGGTTACCGAGGGAAAGGTCAATATTGACCTGTTGCGCACCATGCTTGGCGAGGATATTTTTGGAGATGAAGCCTATGAGTTTACATGGGTGGGAAAGCGAGCTGCCATTGCCGAGACCGGTAGACCTATACGCAAAACACTCCGACCTTGCATGGAAGAGAGCAAAGATTGGGACACAACCGAGAATCTTTACATAGAGGGCGACAACCTTGATGTGCTGAAATTGTTGCAAGAAAGCTACCTTGGCAAGGTGAAGATGATCTATATTGACCCACCATACAATACAGGGAAGGATAGTTTCATATATCGTGATAAACATATTATGACTGAAGATGAATATGAAGAAGCTGTAGAAGTGTATGATGATGACGGATTACGGAATTTTAAGGAAAACAACACGGCTAACCCACGGTATCACTCAGCTTGGTGTTCTTCAATTTACCCAACACTTCTGCTTTCACGAAATTTAATGTCGAACGATGGTGTGATTTTCGTTTCCATTGATGATAACGAAGCACATAACCTTAGAAAAATATGCGATGAAGTTTTTGGTTCGGAAAATTTGATTGATGTGTTCTATATTCAAGTAAGGTATGCAAGCAAGTCTCTAAATGAGAAAGATGATTTTCAAAAACTAATCGAACAGGTTTTGGTTTACGCTAAATCTAAAAGCGATTTTGTACCTAATAAACCATTTGAAGAGTATGACGTAGGCAAGTTTAGAAACGAGATTGTTGAGGACGCACAAGGAGAAACGATTGTTCTCGGAGGTAAAACTGTCACAATTTTCAAACCCGGACAATATCGTATAATTCAACATTCAGAAGGTAGAATTGGACTGCTAAAAGACACATGGGCATCAGGGAGTGTATTAACGGGCAACACATCTGGAAAGTTTTTTGATAAATATCTCGGTACCAGAAAAGATATAGATGGTATTGGATGCCTATATAAAGTTGAGGGTATTGGCGAAGATGGGATAGGGTATCGTTACTTTACCGGCCCTAAAAAAGAGAGTGCGACAAAAGGCCAGTTCTATTCGGGTGTTCCGTTGACACGAGTAGAAGAGTTAAATGCCGGTAGTTCTCGAAAATATAAGCCAATCGTAAACTTTTACGATATGAGCGGGGATTTTGGAAATATAAGGCATGAGGGAGGCGTCGATTTTCGGGCTGGGAAGAAACCAACAAAAATGATTCGCCAATTCCTTGATATTGTTGGAGATAAAAATTGTTTAGTGTTAGATTTCTTTTCCGGTTCCGCCAGTACTGCACATGCGGTAATGTTACAAAATTACGATGATGGTGGTAAAAGAAAATTTGTAATGGTTCAATTACCAGAACCTGTCGAAGATAGCGAGTTCACCACAATTTGTGAAATTGGTAAAGAACGTATCCGCCGTGCCGGTGATAAAATCAAAGCTGAGGCGGGGTTGACTGCGTTGAATCTCGATATTGGTTTCCGTGTCCTAAAACTCGACGACACAAACATGAATGATGTTTACTATGCTGCAGGCGACTACACACAGGACATGATTTCAATGCTGCAGTCAAACATTAAGGAAGATCGAACGGATATGGATCTTCTGTTTGGGTGTCTCCTTGACTGGGGACTTCCTCTTTCATTACCTCACACTCATGAAAAGATAGAGGGCTTCACAGTTCACACGTATAACGAAGGTGACTTAATAGCTTGTTTTGA
- a CDS encoding DUF4391 domain-containing protein — MLGLPRSTEVNRRVAKEKIYANTTMTTQLRDIIKNQIESIIWRNKLSDTTVGLAPGEDVKEIQVFEISLRQRGLDKRVLTAINKAIPYKILFVLTFENVAQTWIEASGTYYNSDWFRIDGSTLKLDGLNLDTVYENLARHIAGGRLDTEGDIAEAVEKDKLRQKLEREIAGLEKKIVREKQFNKQVELNGELKRLNKKLEELQ; from the coding sequence ATGTTAGGATTACCCCGTTCAACTGAAGTCAACCGGCGTGTGGCAAAGGAAAAAATTTATGCTAACACAACAATGACTACCCAGTTGCGCGACATTATAAAAAATCAAATTGAATCGATTATCTGGAGAAATAAACTTTCTGATACAACAGTGGGCTTGGCTCCCGGTGAGGATGTTAAAGAAATACAAGTATTTGAAATTTCCTTGCGGCAGCGCGGCTTGGATAAACGTGTTTTGACGGCTATAAATAAGGCAATCCCATACAAAATTTTATTCGTGCTGACTTTTGAAAATGTTGCTCAAACTTGGATCGAAGCATCAGGTACATACTACAACTCTGACTGGTTTCGAATTGATGGAAGCACGCTAAAGCTTGACGGATTAAATCTAGATACCGTTTATGAAAATCTTGCACGCCATATAGCTGGCGGAAGATTAGATACAGAGGGAGATATAGCCGAAGCGGTTGAAAAAGACAAACTACGGCAAAAACTTGAACGCGAGATTGCTGGACTGGAAAAGAAAATAGTGCGGGAAAAGCAGTTTAATAAACAAGTTGAGTTGAATGGGGAGTTGAAACGACTTAATAAAAAACTGGAGGAACTACAATGA
- a CDS encoding C-terminal helicase domain-containing protein: MIDDITPEHDTKLQTLLGLIESKLNNPINEGNQKILIFSAFSDTAEYLYKNVSAFVKSQFGLDSAIITGSVEGRTTIKGQKASMNDVLTLFSPISKDKNLLMPNNRDDISVLIATDCISEGQNLQDCDYCVNYDIHWNPVRIIQRFGRIDRIGSHNAVIQLVNFWPDVDLDEYLSLKGRVETRMRISIMTATGDDDLINAEEKGDLEYRKAQLKRLQEEVVDIEDMQSGISIMDLGLNEFRLDLLEYVKQNGDMDTIPYGLHAVVPASEDCPPGVVFVLKNLNNSVNIDMQNRLHPFYMVYVGTGGEVICDHLSPKDLLDKFRSLCKGINTPVMDVCREFNTETKDGRDMQSISTLLTDAITSIIEVKEENDIDSLFNIGGTSALNNKISGLDDFEMICFLVVR, from the coding sequence ATGATAGATGATATCACACCTGAACATGATACCAAGCTCCAAACTCTTTTAGGGTTGATTGAGAGCAAACTAAATAATCCAATTAACGAAGGGAATCAAAAAATCCTGATTTTTTCAGCTTTCTCCGATACAGCCGAGTATCTTTACAAAAACGTAAGCGCTTTCGTAAAGTCTCAGTTTGGCTTGGACTCAGCAATAATTACGGGAAGTGTAGAAGGCAGGACCACCATAAAGGGCCAAAAAGCGTCCATGAATGATGTGCTGACATTGTTTTCGCCGATTTCTAAGGATAAGAACTTGTTGATGCCAAACAATCGAGATGATATTTCCGTTTTGATTGCAACAGATTGTATTTCAGAAGGCCAGAACCTCCAAGACTGTGATTACTGTGTTAATTATGACATTCATTGGAATCCAGTTCGCATTATCCAGCGCTTTGGACGAATCGATCGAATAGGCAGCCATAATGCTGTAATTCAACTTGTTAATTTCTGGCCGGATGTGGATCTGGATGAGTATCTCTCTCTTAAAGGGCGAGTTGAAACCAGGATGCGCATTTCGATCATGACAGCCACTGGCGATGATGATCTAATCAATGCAGAAGAAAAGGGCGATCTCGAATACCGCAAAGCACAACTTAAACGACTTCAGGAAGAAGTTGTGGATATCGAAGATATGCAATCAGGGATATCCATTATGGACTTGGGTTTGAATGAATTCCGGCTCGATCTACTTGAATATGTAAAGCAAAACGGCGACATGGATACGATCCCCTACGGACTTCATGCTGTGGTTCCCGCTTCAGAGGATTGCCCTCCTGGAGTCGTGTTTGTTCTCAAGAACCTGAATAACAGTGTAAATATAGACATGCAAAACCGACTTCACCCATTTTATATGGTTTATGTGGGAACGGGTGGGGAAGTTATCTGTGATCATCTTTCCCCTAAGGATCTTCTCGATAAATTCAGGTCACTGTGCAAAGGAATAAACACCCCGGTAATGGATGTTTGCCGTGAGTTTAATACTGAGACAAAAGATGGCCGGGATATGCAAAGTATCTCAACCCTTCTTACAGATGCAATAACATCCATCATTGAAGTGAAAGAGGAAAACGACATTGACAGTCTTTTTAATATAGGCGGCACCTCTGCCTTAAATAACAAGATAAGCGGTCTGGATGACTTTGAAATGATTTGCTTCCTGGTGGTGAGGTGA
- a CDS encoding SNF2-related protein, whose product MQMPELLDNVSRTVKDDLMVTIKKGDKLSIAAACFSIYAYQALKKQLDGIDELRFIFTSPTFLHEKAPKEKREFYIPRLDRERSLYGTEFEVKLRNELTQKAIARECADWIRKKVKFRSNLTGGNISGFMNVIGEEPKTYMPLHSFTTADIGCERGNNIINPVNKMFAPLSDEYVRMFGQIWNDKNLMQDVTEQVIDGITVAYNENAPEFIYFVAIYNIFNEFLEDISEDVLPNEATGFKDSKIWNKLYTFQKDAALAIINKLETFNGCILADSVGLGKTFTALAVMKYYENRNRSVLVLCPKKLSDNWNTFKDNYVNNPIAADRLRYDVLYHTDLSRERGKSNGLDLSRLNWGNYDLVVIDESHNFRNGGEVYGDDRRENRYLRLMNRVIRAGVKTKVLMLSATPVNNRFIDLRNQLELAYEGNPSLINDKLGTKRPIDEIFRNAQKVFNYWNKQNDGERTTEMLLKSLDFDFFEVLDSVTIARSRKHIEKYYNMNEIGSFPERLKPLSLRPRLSNLEGTINYSEIYEQLMRLNLSVYIPTDFIFPSQLGKYVDTSININRAGREMGIRRLMSINLLKRLESSVESFRLTLGRVKKLIDDTIDEIDAFTSGGGSVIKGRELVGDDVDFDDDDRNTEYFAAEHSIKLI is encoded by the coding sequence ATGCAAATGCCGGAATTGTTGGATAACGTCAGCAGAACTGTCAAAGACGATTTGATGGTTACAATAAAAAAAGGAGACAAGCTGTCCATAGCGGCGGCATGTTTTTCTATATACGCATACCAGGCCCTCAAGAAACAGCTTGATGGCATTGATGAGCTGCGCTTTATTTTCACTTCTCCGACATTTCTACACGAGAAAGCTCCAAAAGAAAAACGGGAGTTTTATATTCCTCGCCTGGATCGTGAGCGCTCCCTGTATGGTACTGAATTTGAAGTGAAGCTACGCAATGAATTGACACAAAAAGCGATTGCTCGCGAATGTGCGGATTGGATTCGCAAGAAAGTGAAATTCCGCTCAAACTTAACTGGTGGAAACATTAGCGGTTTTATGAATGTAATTGGCGAAGAGCCCAAAACTTATATGCCACTCCATAGTTTCACAACTGCTGACATCGGGTGTGAACGCGGTAACAACATTATCAATCCGGTCAATAAGATGTTTGCGCCCCTTTCAGACGAATATGTTCGCATGTTTGGCCAGATTTGGAATGACAAAAATCTGATGCAGGATGTGACTGAGCAAGTCATTGACGGCATTACCGTTGCTTATAACGAAAATGCTCCGGAATTTATATATTTTGTTGCAATCTATAATATCTTTAATGAATTTCTGGAAGATATTTCTGAGGATGTACTGCCAAATGAAGCCACCGGATTTAAGGACAGCAAGATTTGGAATAAGCTTTATACATTTCAGAAGGATGCAGCCCTTGCAATAATCAATAAGCTCGAGACATTCAATGGATGCATCCTCGCTGATAGCGTAGGACTTGGTAAGACATTTACCGCACTTGCTGTCATGAAATATTACGAGAACCGAAATCGCTCTGTACTTGTCCTTTGCCCGAAAAAACTGTCAGATAACTGGAATACTTTTAAAGATAACTATGTCAATAATCCCATTGCAGCAGATCGATTAAGGTATGACGTCCTTTACCATACTGACCTCTCCAGAGAACGAGGAAAATCAAATGGATTGGATTTGAGCAGACTAAACTGGGGCAACTATGACCTAGTCGTCATCGATGAATCTCATAACTTCAGAAACGGCGGAGAGGTCTATGGTGATGATCGACGTGAAAATCGCTACCTTCGACTTATGAACCGTGTCATTCGTGCCGGCGTTAAGACAAAGGTCCTCATGCTTTCAGCAACCCCGGTCAACAACCGCTTTATTGACCTGAGAAATCAGCTTGAACTGGCTTACGAAGGTAATCCAAGCCTTATTAATGACAAGCTTGGAACGAAACGACCGATTGATGAGATATTTCGAAATGCACAGAAGGTATTTAACTATTGGAATAAACAGAATGATGGCGAACGAACTACGGAGATGCTCCTAAAATCTCTGGATTTTGACTTTTTTGAAGTGCTTGACAGCGTAACCATTGCTCGTTCTCGTAAACACATCGAGAAATATTACAACATGAATGAGATTGGTTCTTTTCCGGAACGATTAAAGCCTCTTTCTCTTCGTCCGCGCCTCAGCAACTTGGAAGGAACAATCAACTACAGTGAGATTTATGAGCAATTGATGAGACTAAACCTCTCGGTATATATACCAACCGACTTCATCTTCCCGAGCCAATTGGGCAAGTATGTCGACACGTCGATTAATATAAACCGTGCAGGGCGAGAAATGGGAATACGCCGTTTGATGAGCATTAACCTCTTAAAACGACTTGAAAGCTCTGTGGAGTCCTTTCGATTGACCTTAGGTCGCGTTAAGAAGCTCATTGACGATACAATTGATGAAATCGATGCGTTCACATCAGGGGGTGGCTCAGTTATCAAAGGGCGCGAACTTGTTGGTGATGATGTTGATTTCGATGATGATGACCGCAATACAGAGTATTTCGCGGCTGAACATAGTATAAAATTGATCTAG